Proteins encoded within one genomic window of Candidatus Thiodiazotropha endoloripes:
- a CDS encoding tetratricopeptide repeat protein: MVYWCLGVGLSLLLYTPLHATEALPKDAADAKRYTYDYLFMIDALIRNEKYQRARIELDALLERVKQNPDETALTRQAYGYLSIGLKDYPSAIDHFLFAVESGALPTGVSLNLRYTLAQLMYQEERYKAGLAQLQSWFEQSEKPTPQARVLLASFYYALKKYSQAISALKLAIKQSDSPQESWYQMLVGLYFETRQYKPSVPVLRILVNKYPAKAQYWQQLSDVLLQLGREQQAVAVLSLAASRKLVDESGLIRLAKLYLQLNNPLDAAELLSGGIQRGDIRRRKESLTLLVDAWLLAREPEQGIKVLKQLSEIDKSGKPQLRMGRLLMEQEQWQEAQQQLELGIKLTRKPTFEDWLLLGSTHYRLADSTAAHSAFKSALKLADKPQQSELAQRWIDYLATP; the protein is encoded by the coding sequence ATGGTGTATTGGTGTCTCGGGGTTGGCCTGAGCCTGCTGTTGTACACGCCACTGCATGCCACAGAAGCGCTGCCCAAGGATGCGGCTGATGCGAAGCGCTACACCTACGACTATCTGTTCATGATCGATGCACTGATACGCAATGAAAAGTATCAGCGTGCCCGTATTGAACTGGACGCTCTACTGGAGCGGGTCAAACAGAATCCGGATGAGACGGCGCTGACCCGTCAGGCTTATGGGTATCTGAGTATCGGCCTGAAGGACTACCCGTCGGCCATCGATCATTTTCTGTTTGCGGTGGAATCCGGGGCATTGCCGACCGGGGTAAGCCTGAATTTACGCTACACCCTGGCCCAGCTGATGTATCAGGAAGAGCGCTATAAAGCCGGGCTTGCACAGCTGCAGAGCTGGTTTGAACAGAGCGAAAAGCCCACTCCCCAGGCACGGGTGTTACTGGCCAGTTTTTACTATGCGCTGAAAAAGTACAGCCAGGCGATCTCTGCCCTGAAACTGGCGATCAAGCAGTCCGACTCACCACAGGAGTCCTGGTATCAGATGTTGGTGGGGCTCTATTTTGAGACCAGACAATACAAGCCGAGCGTACCCGTGTTGCGGATTCTGGTGAATAAATACCCGGCCAAAGCCCAATATTGGCAGCAGCTGTCAGATGTTCTGCTGCAACTCGGCCGAGAGCAGCAAGCGGTAGCCGTGCTGTCACTGGCGGCTTCCAGAAAACTGGTTGATGAGAGCGGTCTGATTCGACTGGCCAAACTCTATCTGCAACTCAACAATCCTCTGGATGCGGCGGAACTTCTCAGCGGTGGCATTCAACGAGGCGATATCAGGCGGCGTAAAGAATCCCTGACTCTGCTGGTTGACGCCTGGTTGTTGGCAAGAGAGCCGGAGCAGGGGATCAAGGTACTGAAGCAGTTGTCGGAGATCGATAAGTCGGGCAAGCCACAACTCAGAATGGGGCGTTTGTTGATGGAACAGGAGCAGTGGCAGGAGGCTCAGCAACAACTGGAACTGGGCATCAAACTGACCCGCAAACCGACTTTTGAAGACTGGTTGTTATTGGGTAGCACCCACTATCGGCTGGCCGACTCCACCGCCGCGCACTCTGCATTCAAATCAGCGTTGAAACTGGCTGACAAACCCCAACAGAGTGAGCTTGCTCAGCGCTGGATCGACTATCTCGCCACACCCTAG
- a CDS encoding energy transducer TonB: MRFLLAALIAVVVNMALFLLLDRMLSEKAIQVDKLVSSEIIEFVRLKSEPEPPPQQEPEQMEELPEPPPAVPETPLQPLAVDRPELAEWQIPELDIPLQIGSGPYIGVRPEMPTTLAAEPVPRMRFPPRYPQRALMRHVEGKVVLRFTINPDGSVSDAEVIEAEPAGYFEQSALRAISRWQFHPKVVDGKAVSRVATQTISYRLN, encoded by the coding sequence ATGCGTTTTCTGCTTGCCGCACTGATTGCAGTAGTCGTGAACATGGCTCTGTTTCTGCTGCTTGACCGGATGCTGAGTGAAAAGGCGATTCAGGTGGATAAACTGGTCTCATCAGAGATCATTGAGTTCGTCCGTCTGAAATCTGAGCCAGAGCCACCTCCCCAACAGGAGCCCGAGCAGATGGAGGAGCTGCCGGAACCACCTCCGGCGGTACCGGAGACACCCCTGCAGCCCCTTGCTGTGGATCGCCCCGAGCTTGCGGAGTGGCAAATCCCCGAACTGGATATCCCGCTGCAGATCGGTAGCGGCCCCTATATCGGTGTACGGCCGGAAATGCCGACCACCCTGGCGGCAGAGCCTGTGCCGCGAATGCGCTTCCCACCCCGCTATCCACAGCGGGCACTGATGCGCCATGTTGAGGGGAAAGTGGTGTTGCGCTTTACCATCAATCCGGACGGTTCGGTCAGTGATGCTGAGGTGATTGAGGCTGAGCCAGCGGGGTATTTTGAACAATCGGCGCTGCGTGCAATCAGCCGCTGGCAGTTTCACCCCAAAGTGGTGGATGGCAAGGCGGTTTCAAGGGTTGCGACCCAAACCATTAGCTATCGTTTGAACTGA
- a CDS encoding ExbD/TolR family protein, with product MRHQHVDEESGELAINLTPLIDMVFILLIFFMVTSSFVKETGVEVDRPSAATATMKQQAAILIGVTHKGEVWIDKRRVDVRAVRANVERLHAENPEGAVVIMADREAPTGVVIRVLDQSRLAGVDSVSIAATRDQE from the coding sequence ATGCGCCATCAGCATGTCGACGAGGAGAGCGGTGAACTGGCGATCAATCTGACCCCGTTGATCGACATGGTGTTCATCCTGCTGATTTTTTTCATGGTGACCTCATCCTTTGTCAAAGAGACCGGGGTCGAGGTGGATCGTCCCAGTGCCGCCACAGCCACTATGAAACAGCAGGCGGCAATTCTGATCGGCGTCACCCACAAGGGTGAGGTGTGGATCGACAAACGCCGGGTTGACGTGAGGGCTGTTCGGGCCAATGTGGAGCGTCTGCATGCGGAGAATCCGGAGGGTGCTGTGGTCATCATGGCAGATCGGGAGGCACCAACCGGTGTGGTGATCCGGGTATTGGATCAATCACGCCTTGCCGGAGTGGATAGTGTATCCATTGCAGCAACCCGGGATCAGGAGTAA